From one Eucalyptus grandis isolate ANBG69807.140 chromosome 9, ASM1654582v1, whole genome shotgun sequence genomic stretch:
- the LOC104418181 gene encoding TSL-kinase interacting protein 1, producing MRPAKHRKVKAAPSGIAKKVYKGRDKSVKRTEEPHHVLKEQGTYLLETEKELPAVKHSPVQRVDPSTKIKLQLFPVDEVTCLGLQKDGHHPYLELTLKARKRISSVLKHLQTKWGSSTFATGEPVLYPYSKQEAKSCPDRWTLDDKDVRAGDVHAAIGSPALFRLRYGWLSNAGSKSLGKSSELASAESLSPASFLINSSHQHEGMQKGCESNINNKCEEARKFEQADGEATETVVGVKYHEIMVDNIVDHPEDRMCNEGGLGPSSEIWTDSLTNISIGGLLSDASLQGMFSSFLSKTNGCVQTSHPSQCTSDSFDALITTHVKNSQSNKQSSNEPCSSILDAEDTCMAFPFKKSSMSKDLSTSNGSSNAGLSCPEIGARLKAAEDDMQTEIEPNTFDASALQESETSLQLCSRVYNDESSLGLAGIKWTDTLGPFDLGLPSGKVINGDGISINGFVR from the exons ATGAGACCTGCAAAACACAGAAAGGTGAAGGCTGCTCCTAGTGGCATTGCGAAAAAAGTTTATAAGGGGAGAGATAAATCTGTAAAGAGAACTGAAGAGCCGCATCACGTTTTAAAAG aaCAAGGTACCTATCTCTTGGAAACAGAAAAAGAGTTGCCTGCAGTTAAGCATTCTCCAGTGCAAAGAGTTGATCCTTCGACAAAGATCAAGTTGCAGCTTTTCCCCGTTGATGAAGTCACTTGCTTAGGATTGCAAAAG GATGGACACCATCCATATCTAGAGCTCACTTTAAAAGCTCGGAAAAGGATTTCCTCTGTTCTGAAGCACCTGCAAACTAAGTGGGGAAGTTCGACCTTTGCAACTGGAGAACCTGTCCTTTATCCATATAGCAAACAGGAGGCAAAAAGTTGTCCTGACAGATGGACTTTGGATGATAAAGATGTACGTGCAGGTGATGTCCATGCAGCTATTGGTAGCCCTGCCTTGTTCCGCCTAAG GTATGGCTGGCTCTCCAATGCGGGAAGTAAAAGCCTCGGTAAATCTTCTGAGTTGGCCTCGGCAGAGTCCCTGAGCCCTGCGTCATTTCTCATCAATTCTTCTCACCAACATGAAGGCATGCAGAAAGGTTGTGAGAGTAACATCAATAATAAGTGTGAAGAGGCGAGAAAGTTTGAGCAGGCGGATGGTGAAGCAACCGAAACAGTTGTTGGTGTGAAGTACCATGAAATCATGGTGGACAACATAGTGGATCATCCAGAAGATCGGATG TGTAATGAAGGGGGTCTCGGGCCATCATCAGAAATATGGACAGATAGTCTCACAAACATTAGCATTGGGGGTCTGCTTTCTGACGCATCCTTGCAGGGCATGTTCAGCAGttttttgtcaaagacaaaTGGGTGTGTTCAAACCTCTCATCCATCCCAATGTACCTCTGATTCATTTGATGCATTAATTACTACACATGTTAAAAATTCTCAAAGTAACAAGCAGTCATCAAATGAGCCGTGTTCATCCATTTTGGATGCTGAAGATACATGCATGGCATTTCCTTTTAAGAAGTCCTCTATGAGCAAAGATTTATCGACTTCAAATGGAAGTAGCAATGCTGGGCTCTCCTGCCCTGAAATTGGAGCCAGGCTCAAAGCAGCTGAG GATGACATGCAGACCGAGATTGAACCTAATACTTTTGATGCTAGTGCTTTGCAAGAATCTGAAACTTCCCTCCAACTTTGTTCACGAGTTTATAACGATGAAAGCAGCCTTGGTCTAGCAGGAATCAAATGG ACTGACACTCTGGGACCATTTGATCTGGGACTGCCCTCAGGAAAGGTTATTAATGGGGATGGTATTAGCATTAATGGATTTGTTCGATAA
- the LOC104418184 gene encoding UDP-rhamnose/UDP-galactose transporter 6 isoform X1 — MSLSTKADKKAAVDAAAWMFNIVTSVGIILVNKALMAAYGFRFATTLTGLHFATTTTMTLVFRWLGYIQPTNLPVSEILKFVLFANFSIVGMNISLMWNSVGFYQIAKLSMIPVSCFLEVVLDQVRYSRDTKLSIVVVLLGVAFCTVTDVSVNFKGFLAAFIAVWSTALQQYYVHFLQRKYSIGSFNLLGHTAPVQATSLLIVGPFLDYMFTGEKVYAYQYSTTSVAFLIVSCTIAVGTNLSQFICIGRFTAVSFQVIGHMKTILVLTLGFVFFGKEGLNMQVVLGMFVAVIGMIWYGNASSKPGGKERVSFSSQSNKSQKQESLLESTEQEDKV, encoded by the exons ATGTCTTTGTCAACTAAGGCAGATAAAAAGGCTGCTGTTGATGCAGCAGCATGGATGTTCAACATTGTCACCTCTGTAGGAATAATTCTTGTTAATAAAGCTCTGATGGCGGCATACGGTTTCAGATTTG CCACAACTTTAACCGGTCTTCATTTTGCCACAACAACCACGATGACACTTGTTTTTAGGTGGCTTGGTTATATTCAGCCCACAAATCTACCAGTGAGTGAgatcttgaaatttgttttGTTCGCCAACTTCTCCATTGTTGGAATGAACATCAGTCTGATGTGGAACTCTGTCGGATTTTACCAG ATTGCAAAGCTGAGCATGATACCAGTGTCTTGTTTTCTCGAAGTCGTCTTGGACCAGGTGCGGTATTCGAGGGATACCAAGCTCAGCATTGTAGTCGTTCTCCTTGGGGTGGCATTTTGTACCGTCACTGATGTCAGTGTCAACTTCAAGGGCTTTCTAGCTGCCTTTATAGCAGTCTGGAGCACTGCTCTACAGCAATAT TATGTTCACTTTCTTCAAAGAAAGTATTCAATAGGTTCGTTTAATCTATTGGGGCACACAGCTCCAGTGCAGGCAACTTCTCTGCTTATAGTAGGTCCCTTTCTCGACTACATGTTTACCGGTGAAAAAGTTTATGCCTACCAGTACTCTACCACATCTGTT GCATTCTTGATCGTCTCTTGTACCATAGCAGTGGGTACCAACCTCAGTCAGTTCATCTGCATAGGCAGGTTCACAGCCGTGTCTTTCCAAGTGATTGGTCACATGAAGACCATACTTGTCCTGACCTTAGGATTCGTTTTCTTTGGGAAAGAGGGTCTCAATATGCAAGTAGTATTGGGCATGTTTGTTGCCGTGATAGGGATGATTTGGTATGGCAACGCCTCCTCCAAACCTGGAGGAAAGGAACGCGTTAGCTTCTCAAGTCAGAGCAACAAAAGCCAGAAGCAGGAAAGCCTCCTAGAGTCCACCGAACAAGAAGATAAGGTCTAA
- the LOC104418184 gene encoding UDP-rhamnose/UDP-galactose transporter 5 isoform X2, with translation MSLSTKADKKAAVDAAAWMFNIVTSVGIILVNKALMAAYGFRFATTLTGLHFATTTTMTLVFRWLGYIQPTNLPVSEILKFVLFANFSIVGMNISLMWNSVGFYQIAKLSMIPVSCFLEVVLDQVRYSRDTKLSIVVVLLGVAFCTVTDVSVNFKGFLAAFIAVWSTALQQYYVHFLQRKYSIGSFNLLGHTAPVQATSLLIVGPFLDYMFTGEKVYAYQYSTTSVSYWRKLNGFIKMCMKMILLPLQGILDRLLYHSSGYQPQSVHLHRQVHSRVFPSDWSHEDHTCPDLRIRFLWERGSQYASSIGHVCCRDRDDLVWQRLLQTWRKGTR, from the exons ATGTCTTTGTCAACTAAGGCAGATAAAAAGGCTGCTGTTGATGCAGCAGCATGGATGTTCAACATTGTCACCTCTGTAGGAATAATTCTTGTTAATAAAGCTCTGATGGCGGCATACGGTTTCAGATTTG CCACAACTTTAACCGGTCTTCATTTTGCCACAACAACCACGATGACACTTGTTTTTAGGTGGCTTGGTTATATTCAGCCCACAAATCTACCAGTGAGTGAgatcttgaaatttgttttGTTCGCCAACTTCTCCATTGTTGGAATGAACATCAGTCTGATGTGGAACTCTGTCGGATTTTACCAG ATTGCAAAGCTGAGCATGATACCAGTGTCTTGTTTTCTCGAAGTCGTCTTGGACCAGGTGCGGTATTCGAGGGATACCAAGCTCAGCATTGTAGTCGTTCTCCTTGGGGTGGCATTTTGTACCGTCACTGATGTCAGTGTCAACTTCAAGGGCTTTCTAGCTGCCTTTATAGCAGTCTGGAGCACTGCTCTACAGCAATAT TATGTTCACTTTCTTCAAAGAAAGTATTCAATAGGTTCGTTTAATCTATTGGGGCACACAGCTCCAGTGCAGGCAACTTCTCTGCTTATAGTAGGTCCCTTTCTCGACTACATGTTTACCGGTGAAAAAGTTTATGCCTACCAGTACTCTACCACATCTGTT AGTTACTGGAGGAAATTAAATGGTTTCATCAAAATGTGcatgaaaatgattttgttaCCTCTGCAAG GCATTCTTGATCGTCTCTTGTACCATAGCAGTGGGTACCAACCTCAGTCAGTTCATCTGCATAGGCAGGTTCACAGCCGTGTCTTTCCAAGTGATTGGTCACATGAAGACCATACTTGTCCTGACCTTAGGATTCGTTTTCTTTGGGAAAGAGGGTCTCAATATGCAAGTAGTATTGGGCATGTTTGTTGCCGTGATAGGGATGATTTGGTATGGCAACGCCTCCTCCAAACCTGGAGGAAAGGAACGCGTTAG
- the LOC120288364 gene encoding uncharacterized protein LOC120288364 yields MHDRGVFGLVTCCPNVVQCWISIYLLSACHHPWIVGFDIKWCLGFARSVHHLVATLHLCIDRCCLVPQISCTCYLTQLLHDAFDEQRLIFIRVWIASDLVRLSQNYGLGAEMAVDLAKGDNLEGVEESKFDDAGEGPQERDLEIPREVALGKWNLQRFSVFFFKDS; encoded by the coding sequence ATGCACGACAGAGGTGTGTTTGGCCTCGTCACTTGCTGTCCCAACGTTGTCCAATGTTGGATCTCCATCTACCTTCTCTCCGCCTGTCACCACCCCTGGATAGTTGGATTCGACATCAAGTGGTGCCTGGGCTTTGCACGCAGTGTCCACCACCTCGTTGCGACCCTTCACCTCTGCATCGACCGTTGCTGCCTCGTCCCCCAGATCAGTTGCACTTGTTACCTCACCCAGTTGCTTCATGACGCCTTCGACGAACAAAGACTCATCTTCATCCGCGTTTGGATCGCCTCCGACTTGGTGAGGCTGAGCCAGAACTACGGCTTGGGGGCGGAGATGGCAGTGGATCTGGCGAAAGGAGACAATCTGGAGGGAGTTGAAGAGAGCAAGTTTGACGATGCTGGCGAGGGACCTCAAGAGCGAGATCTGGAGATCCCGCGGGAGGTTGCGTTGGGCAAGTGGAATTTACAAagattttcagttttttttttcaaagattcTTAA
- the LOC104418182 gene encoding uncharacterized protein LOC104418182, translating into MAKKRKSVASRLDEVDRSLYTSFCSAANSLSQLYTQAMSHQRLSFQAGERHALEKLYQWILRQQEEGSRVSTIDIISYLQNELDYAADDTPMSPRPPPQLQNSQAAVHLANVGAPISSNPFGPAAIQGARSGNSDNQGKNPVFSNALSSPVRRSLQHYQSMQAGYNSNTTSSGNAARHNETNNPHHQIRDNNPTSSNDTSMDMHAESPGQDSHY; encoded by the exons ATGGCGAAGAAGAGGAAGTCGGTGGCGTCGCGCCTGGACGAGGTGGACAGGAGCCTCTACACCTCCTTCTGCAGCGCCGCCAACTCCCTCTCCCAGCTCTACACCCAGGCCATGAGCCACCAGCGCCTCTCCTTCCAGGCCGGCGAGCGCCACGCCCTC GAAAAACTCTATCAATGGATTTTGAGACAACAAGAAGAAGGATCAAGAGTGTCCACAATCGATATTATTTCATACTTGCAG AATGAGCTCGACTATGCAGCAGACGACACTCCAATGTCCCCCAGGCCGCCGCCTCAGCTCCAAAATTCTCAAGCGGCAGTGCATTTAGCTAACGTTGGCGCCCCCATTTCTTCTAACCCGTTTGGACCGGCAGCAATTCAGGGTGCTCGTTCTGGAAATTCTGATAACCAGGGGAAAAATCCTGTCTTTTCGAATGCACTTTCAAGCCCTGTGCGACGGAGCCTCCAGCACTATCAATCGATGCAAGCTGGTTATAATTCGAACACCACTTCATCAGGAAATGCTGCGCGACATAACGAAACTAACAACCCTCATCATCAGATCAGGGATAACAACCCGACAAGCTCCAATGATACTTCCATGGATATGCATGCGGAGAGTCCTGGTCAAGATTCCCATTACTGA